One Tessaracoccus lacteus DNA window includes the following coding sequences:
- a CDS encoding FkbM family methyltransferase produces the protein MAEVECRYGRTIYFSDQDARGRELARSNGVPYPNSLRLWELALGLVPEWDLVLDIGSNYGEMLAGIESVSASRVVAFEPNPLILPYLSATLSNLPWPVELADVAVGSQDAELVHLDVDAEWSGVTHLAPPGTDTGGELNRVTVSQVSLDSFCAPYPRSLCLKVDVEGYEMQVLSGGAGLIASADYAVVMIEILHMPVQDVLELARKYPLYLLDIPSQQLVRWNGADGYQLGRALHSGQLYRQDALLIAGARGADLDADLRETTDTTAAREERLTAANRGRVAEVERLRGKLAEAEAALGVARAENATLASQRDEALAHLTELRQQHESLEADLRRTFSLRAVLPSTNPAFGEIHDGLIEFAENLRTRRS, from the coding sequence ATGGCTGAGGTCGAGTGCCGTTATGGGCGAACCATCTACTTCTCTGATCAGGATGCCCGGGGGCGGGAACTGGCACGAAGCAACGGGGTGCCCTATCCCAACTCGCTAAGACTGTGGGAGTTGGCCCTGGGCCTCGTACCCGAGTGGGATCTGGTGCTTGATATCGGATCGAACTATGGGGAGATGCTTGCTGGAATCGAGAGTGTCTCGGCGTCGCGAGTGGTCGCCTTTGAGCCTAACCCGCTCATTCTGCCCTACCTGAGCGCGACCCTTTCAAATCTTCCCTGGCCGGTCGAGCTGGCTGACGTAGCAGTCGGGAGTCAGGACGCGGAGCTGGTTCACCTCGATGTTGACGCTGAGTGGAGTGGTGTTACGCATCTAGCTCCCCCTGGCACAGATACCGGTGGGGAGCTGAACCGGGTGACCGTGAGCCAGGTGTCGCTGGACTCGTTCTGTGCTCCTTATCCTCGGTCCTTGTGTCTAAAGGTTGATGTCGAAGGCTACGAGATGCAGGTCCTGTCCGGTGGGGCAGGGTTGATCGCCAGCGCGGACTATGCCGTCGTGATGATCGAAATCCTGCACATGCCGGTGCAGGATGTTCTCGAGTTGGCTCGTAAGTACCCACTCTATCTCCTCGATATTCCAAGTCAGCAGTTGGTCCGATGGAACGGCGCGGACGGGTATCAACTGGGACGGGCGCTCCACTCTGGGCAGTTGTACCGCCAGGACGCGCTGCTTATCGCAGGCGCTCGTGGGGCAGACCTGGACGCAGACCTGCGCGAGACCACCGATACGACAGCGGCTCGGGAGGAGCGGCTTACTGCAGCCAACCGCGGGAGAGTGGCCGAGGTCGAGCGCCTTCGAGGGAAACTCGCCGAGGCTGAGGCTGCCCTTGGTGTCGCACGCGCCGAAAACGCCACCCTCGCGAGTCAACGGGATGAAGCTTTGGCGCACCTCACGGAGCTGCGTCAACAGCATGAATCCCTGGAGGCAGACCTCCGGAGGACGTTCTCGTTACGAGCGGTCCTGCCGTCCACTAATCCGGCGTTCGGCGAGATTCATGATGGTCTGATTGAGTTTGCTGAAAATCTGAGAACCAGGAGGTCATGA
- a CDS encoding glycosyltransferase family 2 protein: MNAARVGAVVLTMGQRPRKLMRALESLGRQRGVELDTVVVVNGAGPVEAPDAVRVHLLGENLGIPAGRNRGAELVTGEYVFFLDDESWLPRDNFLEEAVALMRADDTLGMLQPRIIDPDRPGDEPRRWIPRIRKGDPARSSEVFSVLETAVLLRRDTFDASGGWPDEFFYAHEGIELAWRVWDTGRRVEYRGDLEVAHPVVDQARHKELHYMNARNRVWLARRCLRWPFSWAYVFTWTLHHLVRDLPENADRAWWDGWMDGWTTSPWSGRRRRKLRWATYWKMTRHGRPPVL; this comes from the coding sequence GTGAACGCCGCCCGCGTGGGGGCCGTCGTGCTGACCATGGGGCAGCGCCCCCGCAAGTTGATGCGGGCGCTGGAGTCCCTCGGTCGCCAGCGTGGGGTCGAACTCGACACGGTCGTGGTGGTCAACGGAGCCGGGCCGGTCGAGGCGCCTGACGCCGTGCGAGTGCACCTGCTGGGCGAGAATCTCGGCATTCCGGCCGGCCGCAACCGGGGGGCCGAACTTGTCACCGGCGAGTACGTGTTCTTCCTCGACGACGAATCGTGGCTTCCCCGTGACAACTTCCTCGAGGAGGCGGTTGCGCTGATGAGGGCCGACGACACCCTCGGGATGCTGCAGCCGAGGATCATCGATCCCGACCGTCCCGGCGACGAGCCCCGCCGGTGGATCCCTCGGATCCGTAAGGGCGACCCGGCGCGCAGCAGCGAAGTGTTCTCCGTGCTCGAGACCGCGGTTCTGTTGCGGCGTGACACCTTCGACGCCAGCGGCGGTTGGCCCGACGAGTTCTTCTACGCGCACGAAGGCATCGAGCTGGCCTGGCGCGTGTGGGACACCGGGCGTCGGGTGGAGTACCGCGGCGACCTTGAGGTCGCCCACCCCGTAGTGGATCAGGCGCGGCACAAGGAACTGCACTACATGAATGCGCGCAACCGGGTGTGGCTCGCCCGCCGCTGCCTCAGGTGGCCCTTCTCCTGGGCCTACGTCTTCACCTGGACCCTGCACCACCTCGTGCGCGATCTGCCGGAGAACGCGGACCGGGCATGGTGGGACGGTTGGATGGACGGCTGGACTACGAGCCCTTGGAGTGGACGTCGCCGTAGGAAGCTCCGGTGGGCTACCTACTGGAAGATGACCCGGCACGGAAGGCCGCCGGTGCTCTGA
- a CDS encoding glycosyltransferase, producing MQPVVSVVVPVHNSAEHLSSTLQAIGAQSLDSIEIVLVDDGSTDASPSIMENFARDDSRVRIIPGPCTGSAGDARNAGLAVARGLYVSFLDSDDLFLPKMLETLVERAEVDRADVVACRFQTLNSLTGETERADWMLRVDDLPRSLPFAPEDAGDRLFFAFNASAWNKLFRRDFLVTAGLRFQSLRRTNDAYFTYIALALACRISYVDEVLVSYRIEQSSGLQATVDEDPLEFAEALDAIRERLLDEGLLPVYQRAFDNLVVSMSSSSLRRQRTPSSFMQLYAGLPSMLMRRFSMAGLSGDYFLRADLAAAYGRFTTESAAEFLFHENRRVAGEARTSQREARETLRLASLGGGAHAGSSGAEDLPPRPSLHLPAQFDVSVIIPVYNSLAFVREAVTSALGQSGVRMQVICVDDGSNDGSGELLDHVASGDERVTVVHQTNAGLSAARNAGLALATGRYVCFLDSDDLWLDDQLAELLGRAEAESLDLLLFDGESIREEGVEDSAWRRYATYYQRSSVYRSVTTGAGMAASMNQNSDYRASACLYLIRRDLLGDGGLQFVRGLIHEDNLFTLEALLSATRVGHSSVPFYGRRVRPESIMTASSRFASARSYFYVWVAMLRLLRYRDFGDATVNHELGAIAHSMFRAARNNAVSLSEEMIDSIGELDPAADAQSLFVLFRRTWGQDRARKKLERRLRTAEAAGQAAAPVIPARRSVPARLATKFRRLAAKLRS from the coding sequence ATGCAGCCCGTAGTCTCGGTGGTCGTCCCAGTCCACAACTCTGCAGAGCACCTGTCTTCGACGCTGCAGGCAATCGGGGCCCAGAGCCTCGACTCGATCGAAATCGTTCTTGTCGACGATGGTTCCACGGACGCATCCCCGTCCATCATGGAGAACTTTGCCCGGGACGACAGCCGCGTCCGGATCATCCCCGGCCCTTGCACCGGTTCGGCTGGTGACGCCCGCAACGCTGGCCTCGCTGTGGCGAGAGGTCTCTATGTTTCGTTCCTGGACAGTGATGACCTCTTTCTTCCGAAGATGCTCGAAACGCTCGTCGAGCGCGCTGAGGTCGACCGCGCCGATGTGGTCGCATGTCGGTTTCAAACGCTCAACTCGCTGACGGGTGAGACGGAACGAGCCGATTGGATGCTGCGGGTGGACGACCTGCCGCGCTCCCTGCCGTTTGCCCCAGAAGACGCTGGCGACCGCCTCTTCTTCGCATTCAACGCATCCGCCTGGAACAAGCTCTTTCGCCGTGACTTCCTGGTGACGGCCGGCCTCCGCTTCCAATCCCTCCGGCGAACTAATGACGCCTATTTCACCTATATAGCCCTCGCCTTGGCGTGCCGCATTTCCTATGTCGACGAGGTGCTCGTCTCCTACCGCATAGAACAGTCCTCCGGGTTGCAGGCGACGGTCGACGAAGACCCTCTCGAGTTCGCAGAGGCCCTCGACGCCATTCGAGAACGCCTACTGGACGAGGGGCTGCTGCCCGTGTATCAGCGGGCCTTTGACAACCTTGTTGTATCAATGTCGTCCTCATCCTTGAGGCGTCAGCGGACTCCCTCTTCCTTTATGCAGCTCTACGCCGGGCTGCCGTCCATGTTGATGAGGCGATTCTCCATGGCCGGGCTGAGCGGGGACTACTTCCTTCGCGCCGACCTTGCGGCGGCATATGGCCGGTTCACTACCGAGTCGGCCGCAGAGTTTCTCTTCCACGAGAACCGCAGGGTCGCCGGAGAAGCCAGGACAAGTCAGCGTGAGGCGCGAGAGACCCTGCGCCTGGCCTCCCTCGGAGGCGGAGCTCACGCGGGGTCGAGTGGGGCCGAGGATTTGCCGCCCAGACCGAGCCTGCATCTGCCAGCCCAGTTCGATGTGTCCGTGATCATTCCCGTCTACAACTCGTTGGCCTTCGTACGCGAAGCAGTGACCAGTGCACTGGGCCAGTCCGGCGTCCGGATGCAGGTCATCTGCGTCGATGATGGTTCTAATGACGGATCCGGAGAGTTGCTGGACCATGTCGCCTCCGGGGATGAGCGGGTCACCGTCGTCCACCAGACCAACGCGGGCCTGTCGGCCGCCCGGAATGCCGGGCTGGCCTTGGCGACGGGACGGTACGTCTGCTTCCTGGACAGCGACGATCTCTGGCTCGATGACCAACTGGCTGAACTGCTGGGTCGGGCAGAAGCCGAGAGCCTGGACTTGCTCCTGTTCGACGGAGAATCAATCCGTGAGGAGGGTGTCGAGGACTCAGCATGGCGCCGCTACGCGACCTACTATCAGCGATCGTCGGTCTACCGGTCCGTAACCACCGGGGCAGGTATGGCCGCCTCCATGAACCAGAATTCTGACTACCGGGCCAGCGCCTGTCTGTATCTCATACGACGGGACCTGCTGGGTGATGGGGGGCTCCAGTTTGTCCGGGGGTTGATCCATGAGGATAATCTTTTCACTCTGGAGGCGCTCCTGAGTGCCACGAGGGTCGGGCACTCATCTGTCCCGTTCTATGGGCGCCGGGTGCGGCCGGAATCCATCATGACCGCAAGTAGCAGATTCGCATCTGCGCGGAGTTATTTCTACGTCTGGGTGGCAATGCTTCGGCTCCTGCGATACCGGGACTTCGGCGATGCGACCGTGAATCATGAGCTCGGGGCAATAGCGCATTCTATGTTCAGGGCGGCGCGAAATAATGCTGTATCCCTATCTGAGGAAATGATCGATAGCATCGGGGAACTCGACCCGGCCGCCGATGCACAGTCCCTGTTCGTGCTATTCCGACGCACCTGGGGCCAGGATCGAGCCAGAAAGAAGCTCGAGCGACGATTGCGCACAGCAGAGGCAGCCGGCCAAGCCGCTGCTCCAGTAATCCCGGCCCGCCGTAGTGTCCCTGCCAGGCTTGCCACGAAGTTCCGCCGCCTGGCGGCCAAACTTCGATCCTGA
- a CDS encoding stealth family protein: protein MVKDVMARSKMGSMVEVLGRPVRLLYGSLSADSRRFVRSVFAGARGLLDRRRSHRAYRRVVVPVATSLPYEIAVATMASLQEALAANGVESWLVSSETDPAAVLGVNVSDHEDVSRAVLSLAGKGYWLWAQGRRYPLEAIDRESLKPLLIAPEASLTIYTPRDLGGSGWIVGEEYGCGLEIWRRENEAGVDYMLGPRENRASRQLAPDDFRLQPAQWHGVPCSTPAALGRRMLDDVDFPIDVVYTWVDGDDPDWLSRRAAAMAESEGVPYHPEATMESRFTSRDELKYSLRSLDYFAPWVRRIYLVTDRQVPSWLDTENPRIRVVDHREIFRSEAYLPSFNSNAIISNIHHIEGLAEHYIYINDDVFLGCWLRPQRFFLGSGVALVSPANNRRKFGPATSNDEPHFNLTRNMRTLLQEAFGLTISRAIKHTPHPQLRSVNHELEERFREAYVQTWGHAFRHHSDIVADQLHHYFAQLTGRAVPGNLKYTYVNLKDRSHAPRLERLMLRDREVFCLNDAPVPDQVPIDPDEVQRFLDAYYPVPSTFELTDPGRSQSWS, encoded by the coding sequence ATGGTCAAGGACGTTATGGCAAGGAGCAAGATGGGATCGATGGTTGAGGTTCTGGGCCGGCCGGTACGGCTGCTCTACGGGTCGCTCTCCGCAGACTCACGACGTTTCGTACGAAGCGTGTTCGCGGGAGCTCGAGGACTGCTCGATCGTCGCCGGTCGCACCGCGCCTACCGACGCGTGGTGGTTCCCGTGGCAACGTCGCTCCCATACGAGATCGCCGTTGCGACGATGGCTTCGCTGCAGGAAGCGCTGGCTGCTAACGGCGTCGAATCATGGCTCGTTTCGTCGGAGACGGATCCCGCTGCCGTGCTCGGGGTCAATGTCTCGGACCATGAAGACGTGAGCCGAGCTGTGCTTTCGCTTGCCGGCAAGGGATACTGGCTGTGGGCGCAAGGCCGCCGCTACCCCCTCGAGGCAATCGATCGAGAGAGCCTGAAGCCACTCCTGATCGCCCCCGAGGCGTCCCTCACCATCTACACCCCGCGGGACCTCGGGGGATCTGGCTGGATTGTGGGGGAGGAGTACGGGTGCGGCCTGGAAATCTGGAGGAGAGAGAACGAGGCCGGCGTTGACTACATGCTGGGCCCACGCGAGAATCGAGCCTCTCGCCAACTCGCTCCCGACGACTTCCGGCTCCAACCCGCCCAGTGGCACGGAGTTCCCTGCAGCACCCCGGCAGCTCTTGGTAGGCGGATGCTCGACGATGTCGACTTTCCCATCGATGTGGTCTACACCTGGGTCGATGGTGATGACCCTGACTGGTTGTCTCGCCGGGCTGCGGCTATGGCGGAGAGCGAGGGCGTCCCCTACCATCCAGAGGCGACTATGGAGTCTCGCTTCACCAGCAGGGACGAACTCAAATACTCTCTACGGTCGCTCGACTACTTTGCGCCGTGGGTGCGACGCATCTATCTCGTGACGGACCGACAGGTGCCCTCATGGCTCGACACCGAGAATCCAAGAATCAGGGTGGTCGACCACAGGGAGATCTTCCGGTCGGAGGCGTACCTGCCGTCATTCAATTCCAATGCCATCATCTCAAATATTCACCACATTGAGGGCCTGGCCGAGCATTACATCTATATCAACGACGATGTGTTTCTCGGCTGTTGGTTACGGCCCCAGAGGTTCTTCCTGGGCTCCGGCGTCGCCCTCGTCTCGCCGGCAAATAACCGTCGGAAGTTCGGTCCGGCGACATCCAATGATGAACCTCATTTCAATCTGACGCGCAACATGCGGACCCTGCTTCAAGAAGCATTCGGCCTGACGATATCGCGGGCCATCAAACATACACCGCACCCGCAGCTCCGGTCCGTGAACCATGAGCTTGAGGAACGGTTCCGCGAGGCGTATGTGCAAACCTGGGGACACGCTTTCAGGCATCACAGCGACATCGTCGCGGACCAGCTTCATCACTACTTCGCACAGCTCACTGGGCGTGCGGTCCCCGGCAACCTCAAGTACACCTATGTGAACCTGAAGGATAGAAGTCATGCACCACGCCTGGAGCGATTGATGCTCCGGGACCGTGAGGTCTTCTGCCTCAACGATGCGCCGGTGCCAGATCAGGTGCCGATCGACCCCGATGAGGTTCAACGGTTCCTCGATGCCTACTATCCCGTGCCCTCAACATTCGAACTGACCGACCCGGGTCGGTCTCAGAGCTGGAGCTAG